The following coding sequences lie in one Arachis ipaensis cultivar K30076 chromosome B05, Araip1.1, whole genome shotgun sequence genomic window:
- the LOC107640636 gene encoding uncharacterized protein LOC107640636, with translation MQKALNAKRKLGFITGSVPKPDPITEPEKFENWQCANDVISTLILNSVTKEVATSLVYIDSAVELWNDLKECLQHGNIPRVFELKRDLMNLRQGATSVSQYFIRIKVLWEELNSYHPVQCNCGDVHATQEFLQVEYIHYFLMGLDESFFQIRGQILLLEPLPTINKVISLQPTQSQGHDRGMMKKDRPLVSHCEILGHTIDKCSKIHGYPPNFGKGKNTKPSVHHISTSQSNSDAQINPNLTPTQVQQLLTLLNNKKIQDI, from the exons ATGCAGAAAGCCCTAAATGCCAAACGTAAGCTTGGTTTCATCACTGGATCGGTGCCTAAACCAGATCCAATCACTGAACCAGAGAAATTTGAGAATTGGCAGTGTGCGAATGATGTAATAAGCACATTGATTTTGAATTCTGTTACAAAAGAAGTTGCTACCTCTCTCGTATATATAGATTCTGCAGTGGAGTTGTGGAACGATCTGAAGGAGTGTTTACAACATGGAAATATCCCGCGCGTGTTCGAATTGAAGCGCGACTTGATGAATCTTCGACAAGGTGCCACGTCTGTGTCACAATACTTCATAAGAATCAAGGTTCTTTGGGAAGAATTGAACTCATATCACCCAGTACAATGCAATTGCGGTGATGTGCACGCCACGCAAGAGTTTCTTCAAGTTGAGTATATTCACTATTTTCTCATGGGATTGGATGAATCCTTTTTCCAGATTCGTGGGCAAATCTTGCTCTTGGAACCTCTTCCCACAATTAACAAAGTCATTTCTCTT CAACCAACACAATCTCAAGGTCATGACAGAGGCATGATGAAGAAAGATAGACCCCTCGTCTCGCACTGTGAAATTCTTGGGCACACTATCGACAAGTGTTCCAAAATTCACGGTTACCCTCCAAATTTTGGCAAAGGAAAGAACACGAAGCCTTCGGTTCATCATATCTCCACATCTCAGTCCAATTCAGATGCACAAATCAACCCAAATTTGACTCCAACACAAGTTCAACAGCTCCTAACCTTGCTGAATAATAAGAAGATCCAAGATATTTAA